The Hahella sp. HNIBRBA332 genome window below encodes:
- the uraH gene encoding hydroxyisourate hydrolase, protein MSQITTHVLDTAQGKPAAGVPIRFFAFVDDDWEQIGGGETNADGRLPSLLDESAVLPAGRYLMAFDTAAYFKKLTHTPGYRGPETCFYPYVDVVFEISGDGEHYHIPLLLSPYGYSTYRGS, encoded by the coding sequence ATGAGCCAGATCACCACCCATGTACTGGACACCGCCCAGGGCAAGCCCGCCGCTGGCGTTCCTATTCGCTTCTTTGCTTTTGTTGACGACGATTGGGAGCAGATCGGCGGCGGCGAGACCAACGCTGACGGCCGTCTGCCCAGTCTGCTGGATGAAAGCGCGGTATTGCCGGCGGGTCGCTATCTGATGGCCTTCGACACCGCCGCCTACTTCAAGAAGCTCACGCACACGCCGGGTTATCGCGGCCCTGAGACCTGCTTCTACCCCTATGTGGACGTCGTGTTTGAAATCAGCGGCGACGGCGAGCACTACCATATTCCTCTTTTGCTCTCGCCCTATGGCTATTCCACTTACCGGGGCAGCTGA
- the uraD gene encoding 2-oxo-4-hydroxy-4-carboxy-5-ureidoimidazoline decarboxylase, producing the protein MSQMTLEQLNTLPEQTAQATFLTCCSSEAWARGMTTARPFANQAAVYETADRIWAGLTEQDYLEAFAGHPKIGDVNSLRAKYAQTKALAAGEQSGVNSADEDTLQRLATGNQAYEDKFGFIFIVCATGKSAAEMLSLLEARLPNARSEEVINAAEEQRKITRIRLEKLL; encoded by the coding sequence ATGAGCCAGATGACGCTAGAACAACTCAACACCCTGCCGGAGCAGACGGCGCAGGCGACGTTTCTGACCTGCTGCAGTAGCGAAGCCTGGGCGCGAGGCATGACGACGGCGCGTCCATTCGCCAATCAGGCGGCTGTATACGAAACCGCCGACCGCATCTGGGCGGGATTAACTGAGCAGGATTATCTGGAAGCCTTCGCCGGCCATCCCAAGATCGGCGACGTTAATTCTCTACGCGCCAAGTACGCTCAGACCAAAGCCCTGGCCGCCGGCGAGCAGTCCGGCGTCAACAGCGCCGACGAGGACACCCTGCAGCGCCTGGCCACTGGGAATCAGGCTTATGAAGACAAATTCGGCTTTATTTTCATTGTCTGCGCCACCGGTAAAAGTGCGGCGGAAATGCTGTCGCTGCTGGAGGCGAGACTCCCCAACGCGCGTAGCGAGGAAGTTATAAACGCTGCGGAAGAACAACGCAAAATCACCCGCATCCGCTTGGAGAAACTGTTATGA
- a CDS encoding ABC transporter permease encodes MIFKLERRVDDSRWMAYLSPILAGALTLITGSILFWALDKDPLQTLYTFFIAPVSDLYGWTELGVKAAPIMLCALGLAVCYRGKVWNIGAEGQLLLGALVGGAMALQFLESDSAFALPLALVVGALAGMAWAAIPALLKTHFNTNEILTTIMLNYIALNLLLFSVHGPLKDPGGFNFPESAMFTEAVTLPLLLEDSRMHIGILFALFALVVVWVLLSKTFVGFQIKVLGLDSRAAHFAGFKERRLVWLALLLSGALAGLAGVCEVTGPIGQLVPQVSPGYGYAAIIVAFLGRLHPVGILLASMLMALIYIGGELVQIELNLPLALTGLFQGMLLFFLLACDVLIGYRIRLSPRFSATRKPSSAALVNGADANLSTPSQ; translated from the coding sequence ATGATTTTTAAACTGGAGCGTCGCGTAGACGACTCCCGCTGGATGGCGTATCTCTCTCCCATATTAGCGGGGGCTTTGACGCTGATTACCGGCTCCATCTTATTTTGGGCGTTGGATAAAGATCCGCTGCAAACGCTTTATACCTTTTTTATAGCGCCAGTGTCGGACTTGTACGGCTGGACCGAGTTGGGCGTAAAAGCCGCGCCGATTATGCTGTGCGCCCTGGGTTTGGCCGTATGTTATCGGGGCAAGGTCTGGAATATTGGCGCGGAAGGACAGCTTTTGCTTGGCGCGCTGGTCGGCGGCGCCATGGCGCTGCAGTTTCTGGAAAGCGATTCCGCATTTGCTCTGCCGCTGGCGTTGGTAGTGGGCGCGCTGGCGGGCATGGCGTGGGCGGCGATTCCCGCACTGTTGAAAACCCATTTCAACACCAACGAAATACTCACCACTATCATGCTCAACTACATTGCCCTGAACTTGCTTCTGTTCAGCGTACATGGGCCTCTGAAAGATCCCGGCGGCTTTAATTTTCCCGAGTCCGCCATGTTTACGGAAGCCGTGACGCTGCCTTTATTGCTGGAAGACAGTCGCATGCACATCGGCATCCTGTTCGCGTTGTTCGCCCTGGTGGTGGTGTGGGTGTTGCTGAGCAAGACCTTCGTCGGGTTTCAAATCAAAGTGCTGGGGCTGGATTCCCGCGCGGCTCACTTTGCCGGATTCAAGGAGCGTCGTCTGGTGTGGCTGGCGCTGTTGTTGAGCGGCGCTCTGGCCGGACTGGCTGGTGTGTGCGAGGTGACGGGGCCGATAGGGCAACTGGTGCCGCAGGTATCGCCGGGCTATGGCTACGCGGCGATTATCGTCGCCTTTCTGGGACGTTTGCATCCGGTGGGCATTCTCCTGGCGAGCATGTTGATGGCGCTGATCTACATCGGCGGCGAGCTGGTGCAGATTGAACTGAATCTGCCCTTGGCGCTGACAGGCCTGTTTCAAGGCATGTTGCTGTTTTTCCTGTTGGCCTGCGATGTACTGATCGGCTATCGCATCCGCCTGAGTCCGCGTTTCAGCGCCACGCGCAAGCCGTCGTCGGCGGCCCTGGTGAACGGCGCTGACGCAAATCTCTCCACTCCTTCACAATAA
- the xdhC gene encoding xanthine dehydrogenase accessory protein XdhC codes for MYKEQWFEVTQRLSRAGQPFVLITLIGARGSTPRDSGTKMVVSADATFDTIGGGHLEFKATAMAREMLARQDYSQHMEHFPLGASLGQCCGGSATVLFEAFAPCPTQIALFGAGHVAKALVTVLAELPVQVTWIDAREELFPETLPANTHKRVDAYPCDVIDDLPDNLYYLILTHNHQLDYELAEKILRQDRFAYLGLIGSATKWARFRQRFDYRGVASSQVERVSCPVGLSAVPGKQPMEVAVSIAAELIGLYHTSAKPTQQGVAWKDIKSWAADQKTEPRDASDTDSSTSTQTSSGETL; via the coding sequence ATGTATAAAGAGCAATGGTTCGAAGTCACCCAGCGGCTCAGCCGCGCCGGGCAGCCTTTCGTACTGATTACTCTGATCGGCGCGCGCGGCTCCACGCCCCGGGACAGTGGAACCAAAATGGTGGTGTCCGCCGACGCCACCTTCGACACCATTGGTGGCGGCCATCTGGAGTTCAAAGCCACCGCTATGGCGCGGGAGATGCTGGCCAGGCAGGATTATAGCCAGCACATGGAGCACTTTCCTCTGGGCGCCAGCCTGGGCCAGTGTTGCGGCGGCAGCGCTACCGTCCTGTTCGAAGCCTTTGCCCCCTGCCCCACGCAGATCGCCTTGTTCGGCGCCGGCCATGTCGCCAAAGCGCTGGTGACGGTACTGGCGGAGCTGCCGGTGCAAGTCACCTGGATCGACGCCCGGGAAGAGCTGTTTCCTGAAACGCTTCCCGCCAACACCCATAAACGGGTGGACGCCTATCCCTGCGATGTGATCGACGATCTGCCGGATAACCTCTATTACCTGATTCTGACCCATAATCATCAGCTGGATTACGAGCTGGCGGAAAAGATCCTGCGCCAGGACCGCTTCGCGTATTTGGGACTGATCGGCTCCGCCACAAAATGGGCGCGTTTCCGCCAGCGTTTTGACTATCGCGGCGTGGCGTCCAGTCAGGTTGAGCGCGTGAGCTGTCCGGTGGGCCTGTCCGCCGTCCCCGGCAAGCAGCCGATGGAAGTGGCGGTGTCCATCGCCGCCGAGCTGATCGGCTTGTATCACACCTCCGCAAAGCCCACGCAGCAAGGCGTGGCCTGGAAGGACATCAAAAGCTGGGCCGCCGACCAGAAGACTGAGCCGCGCGACGCCAGCGACACGGACTCTTCAACGTCAACGCAAACATCCTCAGGAGAGACTTTATGA
- the alc gene encoding allantoicase — protein MSHAIDFELPYPGALNLAAERLGTQVLSCSDDFFASKDNLIKSGRGVFIADKYTDNGKWMDGWESRRRRDGGYDWCTLRLGAPGRIDFIDADTNHFRGNAPASVSLDACYCLGEPDASTQWTEILPKTNVNAHSQNLIKVDSAENWTHVRLNIYPDGGVARLRVYGYPQVDWSRTLPGELVDLAAIANGGRALLCSDMFFSDMQNLLMPGRGVNMGDGWETKRRRGPGYDWLIMRLAAPGALQKVIVDTCHFKGNYPDRFSLEGAVAADPNTTDADSLKALDWQAIIPETKLHAHREHLFMDEILDKATAFTHLRLNIYPDGGVSRLRVLGYPK, from the coding sequence ATGAGTCACGCCATCGACTTTGAACTGCCCTACCCGGGCGCCCTGAACTTGGCGGCCGAGCGCCTGGGAACCCAGGTATTGTCTTGTAGCGACGACTTTTTCGCCTCCAAGGACAACCTGATCAAATCCGGACGCGGCGTTTTCATCGCCGACAAATACACGGATAACGGCAAATGGATGGATGGCTGGGAGTCACGGCGTCGCCGCGACGGTGGTTACGACTGGTGCACGTTGCGCCTGGGCGCACCCGGCCGCATTGATTTTATCGACGCCGACACCAATCACTTCCGCGGCAACGCGCCGGCGTCAGTGTCTCTGGACGCCTGTTACTGTCTGGGCGAGCCAGACGCCAGCACGCAGTGGACGGAAATCCTGCCAAAGACCAACGTCAACGCTCACAGCCAGAACCTGATCAAGGTAGACAGCGCCGAAAACTGGACCCACGTACGCTTGAATATTTACCCCGACGGCGGCGTGGCGCGGTTGCGAGTGTACGGCTATCCCCAGGTGGACTGGTCACGCACCCTGCCCGGGGAGCTGGTGGATCTGGCCGCTATCGCCAACGGCGGTCGCGCGCTGTTGTGCAGCGATATGTTCTTCAGCGACATGCAAAACCTGCTGATGCCCGGACGCGGCGTCAATATGGGCGACGGCTGGGAAACCAAACGGCGTCGCGGCCCAGGCTACGACTGGCTGATCATGCGTCTGGCGGCGCCGGGAGCCTTGCAGAAAGTGATCGTCGACACCTGCCACTTCAAAGGCAACTATCCTGACCGCTTTTCTCTGGAAGGCGCCGTAGCGGCGGACCCGAACACCACGGACGCAGACAGCCTGAAAGCCCTGGACTGGCAAGCCATCATTCCAGAAACCAAGCTGCATGCGCACCGCGAACACCTGTTTATGGACGAAATCCTGGACAAAGCCACCGCGTTCACTCACCTGCGCCTGAATATTTATCCTGATGGCGGCGTCAGCCGTCTGCGCGTGTTGGGGTATCCCAAATGA
- the xdhA gene encoding xanthine dehydrogenase small subunit, translating into MIRFLLNDDALELDNFDPDLTILEFLRTNKGLTGTKEGCASGDCGACTAVIATEENGALAYRSINTCITFLGGLHGKQLITVEYLNRRGALHPVQQAMVDQHGSQCGFCTPGFVMSLYALYQHKQQKADARPCSRQEGEAYLAGNLCRCTGYRPILDAARQATSPEQLTQIKEDEAAICAKLVAIKAQGPGSVTRDDQGAAKHFQLPTSLDQLAQFYDAAPNSRLLAGGTDLALEVTQQLKQLDNIIYVGAVTEMATLTMTEDTLEIGAAVTYERAMSALAQEYPDMEPFLERLGSMQVRNQGTLGGNIGNASPIGDMPPVLLALNAVLTLRKGAHSRRLPLDQFFLDYKKTALQPGEFIASISIPRARPDASLHLYKVSKRLEDDISAVCLACYLKIENGSVTDIRLGVGGMAAIPKRATLTEQAMLQQPWTPDTIQAAQTEIMQEFSPLSDVRASADYRRKVAANLLQRLYIESADGAVATRVFHYA; encoded by the coding sequence GTGATTCGATTTTTACTGAACGACGACGCCTTAGAGCTCGATAATTTTGACCCGGATTTGACCATTTTAGAGTTCTTGCGCACCAATAAGGGGCTGACCGGAACCAAAGAGGGCTGCGCCTCCGGCGACTGCGGAGCCTGCACCGCGGTGATCGCCACAGAGGAAAACGGCGCATTAGCCTACCGCTCCATTAATACCTGCATTACCTTCCTGGGCGGGTTGCACGGCAAACAGCTCATTACCGTTGAATATCTTAACCGGCGCGGCGCCCTGCACCCGGTGCAACAGGCCATGGTGGACCAGCACGGCTCCCAGTGCGGTTTCTGCACGCCGGGTTTCGTTATGTCCCTGTACGCCTTATATCAGCATAAACAGCAAAAGGCGGATGCGCGCCCCTGCTCACGTCAGGAAGGAGAGGCTTATCTGGCCGGCAATCTGTGTCGCTGCACCGGCTATCGACCAATTCTGGACGCCGCCCGCCAAGCCACCTCGCCGGAACAACTGACGCAAATCAAAGAAGATGAAGCCGCCATCTGCGCCAAGTTGGTCGCCATCAAAGCGCAAGGGCCCGGCTCCGTCACTCGCGACGACCAAGGCGCCGCCAAACACTTCCAGCTGCCAACCTCACTGGATCAACTCGCCCAGTTTTATGACGCAGCGCCAAACTCCCGTCTGCTGGCCGGCGGCACTGATCTGGCGCTGGAGGTCACCCAGCAGTTGAAGCAGCTCGACAACATTATTTATGTCGGCGCGGTCACTGAAATGGCCACGTTGACCATGACCGAAGACACTCTGGAAATCGGCGCCGCGGTCACTTACGAGCGCGCCATGTCCGCGCTGGCGCAGGAATACCCAGACATGGAGCCCTTCCTGGAGCGCCTGGGCTCGATGCAAGTGCGCAACCAGGGCACCCTTGGCGGCAATATCGGCAATGCATCCCCTATCGGCGACATGCCGCCGGTTCTGCTGGCGTTGAACGCCGTTTTAACCTTGCGCAAAGGCGCACACAGCCGCCGCCTGCCGCTGGATCAGTTTTTCCTGGATTACAAGAAAACCGCCTTGCAGCCCGGCGAGTTCATCGCTTCCATCAGTATTCCCCGCGCCCGTCCGGACGCCAGCCTGCATCTGTATAAAGTCAGCAAGCGCCTGGAGGATGACATTTCCGCCGTGTGTCTGGCCTGTTATCTCAAGATAGAGAACGGCTCAGTGACGGACATCCGACTTGGCGTCGGCGGTATGGCGGCGATACCCAAACGCGCCACGCTTACCGAACAGGCGATGTTGCAACAACCCTGGACGCCAGACACTATCCAAGCGGCCCAGACGGAGATCATGCAGGAGTTTTCACCTTTGAGCGATGTCCGCGCCAGCGCCGATTACCGGCGCAAAGTGGCTGCTAATCTGTTGCAGCGGTTGTATATTGAAAGCGCCGATGGGGCGGTGGCGACGAGGGTATTTCACTATGCGTGA
- the allB gene encoding allantoinase AllB, translating into MSGVAIRSRRVITDQGMQPATVLIAGGKIVEVQPYDMSIDADYELVDVGNDVVMPGLVDTHVHINEPGRTEWEGFNTATQAAAAGGITTLVDMPLNCIPVTTTADAFRIKLEAVSDKLWVDCGFWGGVVPENIDELPALLDAGVLGVKSFLIDSGIDEFPPVTESDVKRAMPILARYGVPYLIHAELDKEHSPPPAIGHSYQSFLASRPKAWENDAIDLMINAARDFKAQGVDCKVHIVHLSSAEALAAIGAAKASGLSFTVETCPHYLTLFAEAIPDGKTLFKCCPPIRENDNREHLWRALEQRLIDFVVSDHSPCTPQLKEIDSGDIEKAWGGISALQFSLPLVWHEAHQRGLSLPFISRLMSWETARFAGLSHRKGRLAPGYDADVLVFDDHQAVTVSKDMINHRHKITPYEGMQTTGVIRQTWLRGQCVYKDDQFIGVAKGQPLLRESQAG; encoded by the coding sequence ATGAGTGGCGTCGCCATTCGCAGCCGCCGTGTGATCACCGATCAGGGCATGCAGCCCGCCACAGTGCTGATCGCCGGCGGAAAAATCGTGGAAGTGCAGCCTTATGATATGTCGATAGACGCCGACTACGAGTTGGTGGATGTCGGCAATGACGTAGTGATGCCCGGTCTGGTGGACACTCACGTGCATATTAACGAACCCGGCCGCACGGAATGGGAAGGCTTCAATACCGCCACTCAAGCCGCCGCAGCGGGAGGCATCACCACCCTGGTGGACATGCCGCTGAACTGCATCCCGGTCACCACCACCGCTGACGCCTTTCGTATCAAGCTGGAGGCCGTGTCTGACAAACTCTGGGTCGACTGCGGCTTCTGGGGCGGCGTCGTGCCAGAGAATATCGATGAGTTGCCTGCGCTGCTGGACGCAGGCGTGCTGGGTGTAAAGTCGTTTCTGATCGACTCTGGAATCGATGAGTTTCCGCCAGTGACGGAGAGCGACGTCAAGCGGGCCATGCCGATATTGGCGCGCTACGGCGTCCCCTATCTGATTCACGCAGAACTGGACAAAGAGCACAGCCCGCCGCCCGCAATCGGCCATAGCTATCAGAGCTTCCTCGCTTCGCGTCCCAAAGCCTGGGAAAACGACGCTATCGACCTGATGATCAACGCCGCCCGCGATTTCAAGGCGCAAGGAGTGGACTGCAAGGTGCATATCGTGCACCTGTCTTCCGCCGAGGCGCTGGCCGCCATCGGCGCCGCCAAGGCGTCGGGACTGTCTTTCACCGTGGAAACCTGTCCCCACTACCTGACCCTGTTCGCTGAAGCCATCCCTGACGGCAAAACGCTGTTCAAATGCTGCCCGCCCATTCGCGAGAACGATAACCGCGAACACTTATGGCGAGCGCTGGAGCAGCGACTGATCGACTTTGTGGTGTCCGACCACTCTCCCTGCACGCCACAACTGAAAGAAATCGACAGCGGCGACATCGAAAAAGCCTGGGGCGGCATTTCCGCTCTCCAGTTCAGCCTGCCGTTGGTATGGCATGAAGCTCACCAACGCGGCCTGTCGCTGCCCTTTATTTCCCGCCTGATGAGTTGGGAAACCGCCCGTTTCGCAGGCTTATCCCATCGCAAAGGCCGCCTGGCGCCGGGTTATGACGCGGACGTGCTGGTGTTTGACGATCATCAGGCGGTCACCGTCAGCAAGGACATGATCAACCACCGCCACAAAATTACGCCTTATGAAGGCATGCAGACCACTGGCGTTATCCGCCAGACTTGGCTGCGTGGCCAATGCGTTTACAAGGACGACCAATTTATCGGCGTCGCCAAAGGTCAGCCGTTGCTGAGAGAAAGCCAAGCAGGCTGA
- a CDS encoding ABC transporter ATP-binding protein: MTIDIDLPPPSKDYRLQLQGITKQYPGCLANDRAHLNIRPGEVHALLGENGAGKSTLMKIIYGVTWPDAGVIYWEGEPVEIADPGAARRLGIGMVFQHFSLFETLTVAENISLSLPKDQVRDRAALSRRISDVSSKYGMALNPDRLVHTLSIGERQRVEIVRCLLQDIKLLILDEPTSVLTPQEVDQLFATLRQLSQEGCSILFISHKLNEVRALCDSATILRAGRVSGHCAPAEETNHSIARLMVGDDTPVHAEHEKTTGGEDYLIVENLSVKTDDPFGVNLESLSFTVKAGEILGVAGVAGNGQEELLAALSGETVVLDSPAAIRLLAQPVAALASGQRRKLGVGFVPEERLGRGAVPDMSLKENGLLTGYFQGLTKAGLISMPAVRKFAETVRTRFNVKAPNTETHAKCLSGGNLQKFIIGREILQNPKLLIAAHPTWGVDVGAALAIHKALIELRDRGAAILVVSEDLDELFAISDRICALYVGKISPIKETRETTIAEVGGWMGGDFLESSQSSPKQAVGA, encoded by the coding sequence ATGACTATCGATATTGATCTTCCTCCGCCGAGTAAGGACTACCGGCTGCAGCTACAGGGAATCACCAAGCAGTATCCTGGCTGCCTGGCTAATGATCGCGCACATCTCAATATCCGTCCTGGCGAAGTGCACGCCCTGCTTGGCGAGAATGGGGCCGGCAAAAGCACTTTGATGAAAATTATCTACGGGGTTACCTGGCCTGACGCCGGCGTCATTTACTGGGAAGGCGAGCCAGTGGAGATCGCTGATCCAGGCGCGGCGCGCAGATTGGGCATCGGCATGGTGTTCCAACACTTCTCTTTATTCGAGACGCTTACGGTCGCCGAGAACATTTCTCTCAGTCTACCCAAAGATCAGGTGCGCGACCGCGCCGCTTTATCCCGCCGTATCAGTGACGTTTCCAGCAAATACGGCATGGCGCTGAATCCGGACCGGCTGGTGCATACCTTATCTATCGGCGAGCGTCAGCGGGTCGAGATCGTGCGCTGTCTGCTGCAGGATATCAAGCTGCTGATCCTGGATGAGCCGACGTCAGTGTTAACGCCTCAAGAAGTCGATCAATTATTCGCCACGCTGCGGCAACTGTCCCAGGAAGGCTGCAGCATTCTATTTATAAGCCACAAGCTGAATGAAGTGCGCGCCCTGTGCGATAGCGCCACCATTTTGCGGGCGGGCAGAGTCAGTGGTCATTGTGCGCCAGCGGAAGAGACCAATCACAGTATCGCTCGCCTGATGGTGGGGGACGATACGCCAGTGCATGCAGAGCATGAAAAGACGACCGGCGGCGAAGACTATTTAATTGTAGAGAATCTGTCAGTGAAGACGGATGATCCTTTTGGCGTCAACCTGGAGTCCCTCAGCTTCACCGTGAAAGCCGGTGAAATTCTCGGTGTGGCGGGCGTGGCCGGCAACGGACAGGAAGAGCTGCTGGCGGCGCTGAGCGGGGAGACGGTGGTTCTGGATTCCCCCGCAGCGATTCGCCTGCTGGCGCAGCCGGTGGCGGCGTTGGCGTCGGGACAGCGCCGCAAACTGGGAGTGGGCTTTGTACCGGAAGAGCGGTTGGGCCGCGGCGCGGTGCCGGATATGAGCCTGAAAGAAAACGGACTGTTGACCGGCTATTTCCAGGGACTGACCAAAGCCGGCCTGATCAGCATGCCGGCGGTGCGCAAATTCGCTGAAACCGTGCGCACCCGCTTCAACGTCAAAGCGCCCAATACGGAAACGCATGCTAAATGCCTCTCCGGGGGCAATCTGCAAAAGTTCATCATTGGCCGCGAAATCCTGCAGAACCCTAAGCTCCTGATCGCAGCGCACCCGACCTGGGGCGTGGATGTGGGCGCCGCGCTGGCGATTCACAAAGCGTTGATCGAACTACGCGACCGTGGCGCTGCTATTCTGGTGGTGTCGGAAGACCTGGACGAGCTGTTCGCCATCAGCGATCGCATATGCGCCCTGTACGTGGGTAAGATCTCTCCGATTAAAGAGACCAGGGAGACGACCATCGCAGAAGTAGGCGGCTGGATGGGCGGCGACTTTCTGGAGTCGTCGCAATCCTCGCCGAAACAAGCGGTGGGGGCCTGA
- the xdhB gene encoding xanthine dehydrogenase molybdopterin binding subunit, giving the protein MRDLLNKLGKPLEVKLDGGAMAQPQAPTTQGSPKAGRDAKHDSAHKHVAGAAQYIDDRFPHAGQLYGCVGKSPHAHARVISMNLDKVRAAPGVLCVITADDIPGHLDIGPVFPGDMLLVKDKVEFVGQPLFAVAAESHDAARRAVKLAEVEYEVLPATLTIEDALQQQLFVRPPHQMRLGEPETALANAPNRLRGDIEVGGQEHFYLEGQISLAIPEEDGGMHIFASSQHPSEVQKLVAEVLDVPFNRITVDVRRMGGGFGGKETQAAPWACLAAVLARKSGRPVKFRLSRSDDMEMTGKRHHFHNHFDVGFDDEGRILGADITVNGLCGYSPDLSDAIVDRAMFHADNAYFLANANIIGNRCKTHTVSNTAFRGFGGPQGMMAAEAMIEAIARRVGKDPVEVRLLNYYREDHERYDFKQGGHDVTPYHQKVEQNLIPLMTRKLMADADYHARKAAIRAFNASSPILKKGLALTPVKFGISFTVQHLNQAGALIHIYTDGSIHLNHGGTEMGQGLYTKVAQIVAQEFQVDVDNIVVSAARTDKVPNTSPTAASSGTDLNGKAAQNAAQTIKGRLIEFACEHYQVTPEQVYFADNNVHVGEKAYPFAEFIQQAYMGRVSLSATGFYKTPKIHYDRETASGRPFFYFANGVAASEVIVDTLTGEYKVLRADILHDVGKSLNPAIDIGQIEGGFIQGMGWLTTEEVCWDANGRLLSNSPANYKIPTLGDLPEVLNVELLPNEPNREETIYHSKAVGEPPFMLAISVWCALKDAISSLTDYRIDPPLHTPSTPEKVLAAVEATLSAAKGE; this is encoded by the coding sequence ATGCGTGATCTGTTGAACAAACTCGGCAAACCACTTGAGGTCAAGCTGGATGGCGGCGCCATGGCGCAACCTCAGGCGCCGACGACTCAAGGCTCTCCCAAGGCCGGCCGTGACGCCAAGCATGACAGCGCCCACAAGCATGTGGCCGGCGCCGCTCAATATATCGACGACCGTTTTCCTCACGCGGGACAATTGTATGGCTGCGTAGGCAAAAGCCCACACGCCCACGCCCGCGTCATTTCCATGAATCTGGACAAAGTCCGCGCCGCGCCGGGCGTGTTGTGCGTGATTACCGCCGATGACATACCCGGTCATCTGGATATCGGTCCGGTATTTCCCGGCGATATGTTGCTGGTCAAAGATAAAGTGGAATTCGTCGGTCAGCCGCTATTCGCCGTCGCGGCGGAAAGTCATGACGCTGCGCGCCGCGCGGTGAAACTGGCGGAAGTAGAATATGAAGTCCTGCCAGCGACGCTCACTATTGAAGACGCCCTGCAACAACAACTGTTTGTGCGTCCGCCTCATCAGATGCGTCTGGGCGAGCCGGAGACAGCGCTCGCCAACGCCCCCAATCGCCTGCGCGGCGACATAGAGGTAGGCGGTCAGGAGCATTTCTATCTGGAAGGGCAGATTTCCCTGGCGATCCCGGAAGAAGACGGCGGCATGCATATCTTCGCTTCCAGCCAGCACCCTTCGGAAGTGCAAAAGCTGGTGGCGGAAGTACTCGATGTTCCCTTCAACCGCATCACCGTCGACGTGCGTCGGATGGGCGGCGGTTTCGGCGGCAAAGAGACTCAGGCCGCGCCCTGGGCCTGTCTGGCTGCGGTGCTGGCGCGAAAAAGCGGCCGGCCAGTGAAGTTCCGCCTCAGTCGCAGCGACGACATGGAAATGACCGGCAAGCGCCATCACTTCCATAATCATTTTGACGTGGGCTTTGACGACGAGGGGCGTATATTAGGCGCCGACATTACCGTCAATGGACTGTGCGGCTATTCGCCGGACCTGTCCGACGCCATCGTCGACCGCGCCATGTTTCACGCCGATAACGCCTACTTCCTTGCTAACGCCAACATTATCGGCAACCGCTGCAAGACGCATACAGTTTCCAATACCGCATTTCGCGGCTTCGGTGGACCACAAGGCATGATGGCGGCGGAAGCCATGATTGAGGCGATCGCCCGACGCGTCGGCAAAGATCCGGTGGAAGTGCGTCTGTTGAACTATTACCGGGAAGATCATGAGCGCTATGACTTCAAACAAGGCGGCCATGACGTCACGCCCTACCATCAAAAAGTAGAGCAGAACCTGATTCCGCTGATGACTCGCAAGCTCATGGCGGATGCGGACTACCACGCCCGCAAGGCGGCCATTCGCGCTTTCAACGCGTCCAGCCCAATCTTGAAAAAAGGGCTGGCGCTGACGCCGGTGAAATTCGGCATCTCCTTCACCGTGCAGCACCTTAATCAGGCTGGCGCGCTGATTCATATTTACACCGACGGCAGCATTCACCTGAACCACGGCGGGACGGAAATGGGTCAGGGCCTGTACACCAAAGTGGCGCAGATCGTCGCTCAAGAGTTTCAGGTTGATGTGGACAACATCGTCGTCTCCGCCGCCCGTACGGACAAAGTGCCCAATACCTCGCCAACGGCCGCGTCTTCCGGCACGGACCTGAATGGTAAAGCGGCGCAAAACGCCGCGCAGACCATCAAGGGCAGACTGATCGAATTCGCCTGCGAGCACTATCAGGTGACGCCTGAGCAGGTTTACTTCGCAGACAATAATGTCCATGTGGGAGAAAAAGCGTACCCATTCGCCGAGTTTATCCAACAGGCTTACATGGGCCGCGTGTCCCTGTCCGCCACCGGCTTCTATAAAACGCCGAAAATCCATTACGACCGCGAGACTGCGTCCGGACGCCCTTTCTTTTACTTCGCCAATGGCGTCGCCGCTTCGGAAGTAATCGTCGACACCTTGACCGGGGAATATAAGGTGCTGCGGGCGGATATTCTGCATGACGTGGGTAAATCACTGAATCCCGCCATCGACATTGGCCAGATCGAGGGCGGTTTTATCCAGGGCATGGGCTGGCTCACCACCGAGGAAGTCTGCTGGGACGCCAATGGCCGGCTGCTCAGCAACAGTCCGGCGAACTACAAGATTCCCACGCTGGGCGACCTGCCGGAAGTGCTGAATGTGGAATTATTGCCGAACGAACCCAATCGCGAAGAAACCATTTATCATTCCAAAGCGGTGGGCGAGCCGCCGTTCATGTTGGCGATCTCTGTCTGGTGCGCCCTGAAAGACGCCATTTCCAGCCTGACGGATTACCGTATTGATCCGCCGCTGCACACGCCCTCCACACCTGAGAAAGTGCTGGCGGCGGTGGAGGCGACCTTGAGCGCCGCCAAGGGAGAGTAA